In a genomic window of Streptomyces sp. NBC_01231:
- a CDS encoding VOC family protein, with amino-acid sequence MLRVKGLLHYGLQVPSLDTGASFYHAFGLETAERGNAVVIRCDGREQDQTVLMEGPVKRLQHVAFAVEPDSLPEWQRHLEGMGLKLLDAPAEVPGGLWLRDHEGNLINLRDEGIASWREFGTTDARDANVGDRVRRVDQARWHNADEKPRPQRLGHMLIFSSDLVASEAFYARTLGLRLSDRIPGIATFMNSGPGDHHVFGFVPAAHPGLHHSSWMVSDIDQIAMGARNMSAAGHSKGWGLGRHTLGSNLFHYIQDPWGSWIEYSSDMDRITEDWKPNDWDCPAAVWSPEMPGDFITNQEEKPA; translated from the coding sequence ATGTTGCGTGTCAAAGGTCTCCTGCACTACGGCCTCCAAGTGCCCTCGCTGGATACGGGCGCGAGCTTCTACCACGCGTTCGGACTGGAGACGGCGGAGCGCGGCAACGCCGTGGTGATCCGTTGCGACGGCCGGGAGCAGGACCAGACGGTGCTGATGGAAGGGCCGGTCAAGCGGCTCCAGCACGTGGCCTTCGCGGTGGAGCCGGACTCCCTGCCGGAGTGGCAGCGCCACCTCGAGGGCATGGGGCTGAAGCTGCTGGACGCGCCGGCCGAGGTGCCCGGCGGACTGTGGTTGCGGGATCACGAGGGCAACCTGATCAACCTCCGTGACGAGGGGATCGCCTCCTGGCGTGAGTTCGGCACCACGGACGCACGGGACGCCAACGTCGGCGACCGCGTCCGGCGGGTCGATCAGGCCCGCTGGCACAACGCCGACGAGAAGCCCCGCCCCCAGCGCCTGGGGCACATGCTGATCTTCAGCTCCGACCTGGTCGCCTCGGAGGCCTTCTACGCCCGCACCCTCGGGCTCCGTCTGTCGGACCGCATCCCCGGCATCGCCACGTTCATGAACTCGGGCCCCGGCGATCACCACGTCTTCGGTTTCGTCCCGGCGGCCCACCCCGGCCTGCACCACTCCAGCTGGATGGTGTCCGACATCGACCAGATCGCCATGGGTGCGCGGAACATGTCCGCCGCGGGCCACTCCAAGGGCTGGGGTCTGGGGCGCCACACCCTCGGCTCGAACCTCTTCCACTACATCCAGGACCCCTGGGGCAGCTGGATCGAGTACTCCAGCGACATGGACCGCATCACCGAGGACTGGAAGCCGAACGACTGGGACTGCCCGGCCGCTGTCTGGAGCCCCGAAATGCCGGGCGACTTCATCACCAACCAGGAGGAGAAGCCCGCCTGA
- a CDS encoding IclR family transcriptional regulator — translation MPRTSQPGRSVSSRLLDVLFAFRPGRSRLTLADLTRDTGLPHATVRRLALELVEAGALERARDGGFTVGIRLWQLGTLAPLSLPLRTVALPFMDDLHTALRQHVQLAVLEGTEAVLVERLSAGSAVDVMSRVGGRLPLHCSGVGKVLLAHAGPEVIEQVIAQGLPAYTDRTVTDPARLLEQLDECHETGVAVVLQEATSGADSVATRVLDDEGRVVAALSVVVSAGSVDLRTVRPAVIASGLAVSRRLGWRPSAGVGRARQSYGSE, via the coding sequence ATGCCGCGCACCAGTCAGCCCGGTCGCAGCGTGAGTTCGCGGCTGCTCGACGTTCTCTTCGCGTTCCGGCCCGGCCGGTCGCGCCTCACCCTGGCCGACCTGACCCGGGACACGGGACTGCCCCATGCCACGGTGCGCCGGCTGGCGCTGGAACTCGTCGAGGCGGGAGCGCTGGAGCGGGCACGGGACGGAGGGTTCACCGTGGGCATCCGGCTGTGGCAGCTGGGCACACTGGCACCGCTGAGTCTTCCCCTGCGTACCGTCGCTCTCCCGTTCATGGACGACCTGCACACCGCGCTGCGCCAGCACGTCCAGCTCGCAGTGCTGGAAGGCACCGAAGCCGTGCTCGTCGAGCGGCTGTCGGCGGGCAGCGCGGTGGACGTCATGTCGAGGGTCGGCGGCAGGCTGCCGCTGCACTGCTCCGGTGTCGGCAAGGTGCTGCTCGCCCACGCCGGTCCCGAAGTGATCGAGCAGGTGATCGCACAGGGCCTGCCCGCGTACACCGACCGCACCGTCACCGATCCCGCGCGGTTGCTGGAACAGCTGGACGAATGCCACGAGACCGGGGTGGCCGTCGTCCTCCAGGAGGCGACATCCGGCGCCGACTCGGTGGCCACCCGTGTGCTCGACGACGAGGGCAGAGTCGTCGCGGCCCTGTCGGTCGTCGTGAGCGCCGGTTCGGTGGATCTGCGGACGGTACGGCCGGCGGTCATCGCCTCCGGTCTGGCCGTGTCCCGCAGACTCGGCTGGCGTCCCTCGGCGGGAGTCGGGCGAGCGCGGCAGTCGTACGGGTCGGAATGA